One stretch of Paenibacillus sp. FSL R5-0341 DNA includes these proteins:
- a CDS encoding FAD-dependent oxidoreductase, which produces MSDNQQPKTGLPPVPESLWRATHEFDAYPKLTEDITADVAIIGAGIAGITTAYLLAQTGMRVVVLEAGKVLDGTTGHTTAKVSAQHGVIFDEIMHHFGQEQARMYYEGNADAAKWMRNLVKEKQIDCQWAEEDAYVYIQSEENIKKLEIELTAYGKLHIPGEWVDPLPIPVPARAGIRMPGQARFDPLAYLHYLLNSAVKQGVQIYEHTTVTDVEEDASLHVRTYGDGPSVTAEHVVVASHFPVYDPGFYFTRLHAERSYAVLVEPEKPYAGGMYISDDTPYRSLRTVLHDGKELILFGGENHKTGQGICTFGHYERLEQFAAETFGIRNIPFRWSAQDLISIDKVPYIGPITGRHERVYVATGFAKWGMTTGTMAGHILADRITGRDNPHAAIFDPARFKADPGMKHFIVENVNVAKELISGKVGIVHKNVSDIGEDEGAVVRHNGKRAGAYKDTSGKLFLVDTTCTHLGCEVEWNEGERSWDCPCHGSRFDYAGHVIEGPAVEDLKVLDAQE; this is translated from the coding sequence ATGAGTGACAATCAGCAGCCCAAGACAGGTCTGCCCCCCGTTCCGGAATCACTGTGGCGTGCGACGCATGAATTCGATGCTTATCCGAAACTGACCGAAGATATTACTGCCGATGTGGCGATCATTGGTGCCGGTATTGCCGGGATTACTACAGCCTATCTGCTCGCGCAGACGGGTATGCGTGTGGTCGTGCTGGAGGCTGGAAAAGTGTTGGATGGCACGACCGGCCATACCACCGCCAAGGTATCTGCACAGCATGGTGTCATATTCGATGAAATTATGCATCACTTCGGACAAGAACAGGCTCGGATGTACTATGAAGGCAATGCCGATGCCGCCAAGTGGATGCGTAATCTGGTGAAGGAAAAGCAGATTGATTGCCAGTGGGCAGAGGAAGATGCCTACGTCTATATTCAATCGGAGGAAAACATAAAAAAACTGGAGATTGAGCTGACCGCCTATGGCAAACTCCATATTCCTGGTGAGTGGGTCGATCCCCTCCCCATTCCGGTTCCCGCCAGAGCAGGTATTCGCATGCCGGGTCAGGCACGATTTGATCCGCTGGCCTATCTTCACTACTTGCTCAATTCAGCCGTAAAACAAGGGGTACAGATCTACGAGCATACGACTGTTACGGATGTAGAGGAAGACGCTTCACTGCATGTACGAACCTATGGAGATGGACCTTCCGTAACAGCGGAACACGTTGTCGTAGCTTCTCATTTCCCCGTCTATGATCCCGGATTTTATTTCACTCGGTTACACGCAGAACGATCCTACGCCGTATTAGTCGAACCGGAAAAACCGTATGCAGGTGGCATGTACATTTCGGACGATACACCGTACCGCTCCCTGCGTACCGTCTTACATGACGGAAAGGAACTTATCCTCTTCGGCGGCGAAAATCACAAAACCGGACAAGGCATCTGCACCTTCGGTCATTATGAACGCCTCGAGCAGTTCGCAGCGGAGACATTTGGCATTCGCAACATTCCTTTTCGCTGGTCAGCCCAGGATCTGATCTCCATTGACAAGGTGCCGTACATTGGACCGATTACCGGAAGACATGAACGTGTCTATGTGGCGACCGGGTTTGCCAAATGGGGGATGACGACTGGCACGATGGCAGGACACATTCTCGCGGATCGTATCACCGGTCGTGACAATCCACATGCTGCTATATTCGATCCAGCTAGATTCAAGGCCGATCCTGGCATGAAGCATTTTATTGTGGAAAATGTGAATGTAGCCAAGGAATTAATCTCCGGTAAAGTAGGCATTGTGCACAAAAACGTTAGTGATATTGGCGAAGATGAAGGAGCTGTCGTTCGTCATAACGGCAAACGTGCTGGCGCCTACAAGGACACCAGTGGCAAGCTGTTTCTCGTGGATACAACGTGCACCCATTTGGGGTGCGAAGTGGAATGGAACGAGGGCGAGCGTTCATGGGATTGCCCATGCCATGGTTCCCGCTTCGATTATGCAGGCCATGTCATTGAGGGCCCTGCTGTGGAAGACCTTAAAGTTCTCGACGCACAAGAGTAA
- a CDS encoding PadR family transcriptional regulator: MNVNIQFKKGVLELCVLVLINRQDRYGYELAQAVSKHIEVAEGALYPLLRRLVNDGYCTTYLQESTEGPPRKYYRLSDTGRIYMTALNTEWNDFVRNVANLIEEGTPNE; the protein is encoded by the coding sequence GTGAATGTGAACATCCAGTTCAAAAAAGGAGTATTGGAGCTGTGCGTCCTGGTATTAATTAACCGCCAGGATCGTTATGGCTACGAACTGGCTCAGGCGGTCTCCAAACATATCGAAGTTGCTGAAGGTGCACTGTATCCCTTGCTTCGCCGACTTGTGAATGACGGTTACTGCACTACCTACCTGCAAGAATCAACTGAAGGACCGCCGCGTAAATATTACCGACTGTCCGATACAGGTCGCATCTACATGACGGCACTGAATACAGAGTGGAATGATTTTGTGCGCAATGTCGCAAATCTGATTGAGGAAGGAACTCCTAATGAATAG
- a CDS encoding DUF1700 domain-containing protein, which produces MNRQQFMQAMEVHLRPMDQQERAELLSDYDQHFELGLREGRLEEEIARELGQPEEIAKEALGDRYDAHTPGSDAFYAPTYRDMRSPINSTRATRNFFTAVGLLFLNLILGIPLGLMMWSVWLVIASLSLLVLAPVAAVVDFVFLSPLDKAEIFVAIGAFGVGICFAIASKFVFKAFKRVTLQYIRWNKNTMKGDVSA; this is translated from the coding sequence ATGAATAGACAACAATTTATGCAGGCCATGGAAGTTCATCTACGGCCGATGGACCAACAGGAACGGGCCGAGTTGCTCTCGGACTATGATCAACATTTCGAGCTTGGACTACGAGAAGGCAGACTGGAAGAAGAGATTGCTCGGGAACTCGGACAGCCGGAAGAGATCGCCAAGGAAGCACTGGGTGATCGATATGACGCACATACGCCGGGTTCAGATGCGTTCTATGCACCGACATATCGCGACATGCGGTCACCCATAAACAGCACCAGAGCCACTCGCAACTTCTTCACAGCCGTCGGCCTGTTATTCCTGAATCTGATTCTTGGCATTCCTCTTGGTCTCATGATGTGGTCGGTATGGCTTGTTATTGCCAGCCTTTCCTTGCTGGTATTGGCTCCTGTGGCAGCGGTTGTGGATTTCGTATTCCTGAGCCCACTCGATAAAGCAGAGATCTTCGTTGCGATTGGCGCTTTCGGTGTCGGCATTTGTTTTGCCATTGCATCCAAGTTCGTTTTTAAAGCCTTCAAAAGGGTCACTCTTCAATATATTAGATGGAATAAAAACACGATGAAAGGAGATGTTTCCGCATGA
- a CDS encoding DUF4097 family beta strand repeat-containing protein has product MSTKKWLALAVICIGIGLLGTSIYGVQFGDEREHYSKRWDFKANELQNIVMNASFSADIEFVVSPDSNGYIEVDGKWDPAVVKSFEQATLSNGTFQLSQTERDRLQFFTLYWNDQDSTITVALPEGHQLNEVKLDSSSSDWDLTGLNANQLELNNTSGSIRLENIKVPNIELALTSGDINASMIDGDMTVKQTSGSFTADQIVGQVNSEIKSGDIEITELNGAADVQFTSGSIHIEQSHSAPITASGTSGDIFIQAAPDFDGIYDAKATSGSIDVPESPMVSREVIKARTSSGSIEITK; this is encoded by the coding sequence ATGAGTACCAAGAAATGGCTTGCTTTGGCCGTGATATGTATCGGAATAGGTTTGCTTGGGACATCCATCTATGGGGTTCAGTTTGGAGATGAACGAGAGCATTACTCCAAACGATGGGATTTCAAAGCAAATGAATTGCAGAACATTGTCATGAATGCGAGTTTCAGTGCGGATATTGAATTTGTCGTAAGCCCGGATTCAAATGGTTATATCGAAGTGGATGGCAAATGGGACCCTGCCGTAGTCAAAAGCTTCGAACAAGCCACCTTATCCAACGGCACATTCCAACTGTCTCAGACAGAACGTGATCGATTGCAATTTTTTACCCTGTATTGGAATGATCAAGACTCCACAATAACGGTTGCCCTGCCTGAAGGACACCAGTTAAATGAGGTTAAGCTGGATTCTTCTTCAAGTGACTGGGATCTGACAGGTCTGAATGCCAATCAGCTTGAGCTGAATAATACCTCAGGTTCCATTCGTCTGGAAAATATCAAGGTACCCAATATTGAATTGGCTCTAACTTCGGGTGACATTAACGCTTCCATGATTGATGGAGATATGACCGTGAAACAGACATCCGGAAGCTTCACTGCTGATCAGATAGTCGGTCAAGTAAACAGTGAGATTAAATCAGGAGATATTGAGATCACTGAATTGAATGGTGCGGCGGATGTACAATTCACCTCGGGTAGCATTCATATTGAACAGTCCCATTCTGCGCCAATCACTGCATCCGGAACATCTGGAGATATTTTCATTCAAGCTGCACCTGATTTTGACGGAATCTATGATGCTAAGGCTACTTCCGGAAGTATAGATGTGCCTGAATCCCCAATGGTGAGCCGGGAAGTGATCAAGGCCCGTACTTCTTCTGGCAGCATCGAGATTACCAAATAG
- a CDS encoding 3-ketoacyl-ACP reductase: MELKNKTAIITGAGKGIGRAIAEALAKEGVHIGLIARTASDLQALQQSLSQEYGVKVTSAVADISDRTQAEAAVAAIEMELGAVDILINNAGIASFGTLLDMDPEEWERILHVNVMGTYYVTRAVLPSMIKESSGSIINIASTAGERGFATGSAYCASKFALLGMTESLMQEVRKSNIRVTALTPSTVNTELATNAGLKIGDEDRMMQAEDVAELALATLKLSDRVFVKAAGIWTTNPQ; this comes from the coding sequence ATGGAACTTAAAAATAAAACAGCTATCATCACAGGTGCCGGAAAAGGTATCGGCCGTGCCATCGCTGAAGCACTTGCCAAAGAAGGTGTGCACATTGGACTCATTGCACGTACCGCTTCGGATCTTCAGGCTCTTCAACAATCACTCAGTCAAGAATACGGCGTGAAGGTAACCAGTGCTGTAGCAGACATCTCGGATCGCACACAGGCGGAAGCCGCTGTAGCAGCTATTGAGATGGAACTCGGCGCAGTGGATATCCTGATCAACAATGCGGGTATCGCAAGCTTCGGCACATTGCTGGATATGGACCCAGAAGAGTGGGAACGCATCCTGCATGTCAACGTTATGGGTACATATTACGTTACACGCGCTGTCCTTCCAAGCATGATCAAGGAAAGTAGCGGTAGCATCATCAATATTGCTTCCACTGCAGGTGAGCGCGGATTCGCTACAGGTTCAGCTTACTGTGCATCCAAGTTTGCGCTACTCGGCATGACCGAATCCCTGATGCAGGAAGTGCGTAAGTCCAACATTCGTGTAACGGCGCTGACACCAAGCACAGTCAATACGGAGCTTGCGACCAATGCCGGACTGAAAATTGGTGACGAAGATCGCATGATGCAAGCGGAAGATGTAGCTGAACTTGCACTCGCAACACTCAAGCTGTCGGACCGTGTCTTCGTCAAAGCGGCAGGCATCTGGACGACCAATCCGCAATAA
- a CDS encoding XRE family transcriptional regulator, with translation MDIGLAIRTIRKQKQITIMQMCEGTGLSKGFISNVENNKTSPSIATLESIADYLEVPLPYLLLTPEQRMNVVRKNERKETTAGSGQIKVQQLTAKGAMRMSIVELPPGASTGVSKHAGEESHLVLQGKIRAEQCEDVEVLEVGDSFTWNAVVPHEVTNIGEEPAVVLIAVSKELGLDHL, from the coding sequence ATGGATATCGGCTTGGCTATTCGTACGATCCGCAAGCAGAAACAGATTACGATCATGCAGATGTGCGAGGGCACGGGGTTGTCCAAAGGTTTTATCAGCAACGTGGAAAATAACAAAACGTCACCTTCCATTGCTACGCTTGAAAGTATTGCGGATTATCTGGAAGTGCCACTTCCCTATTTGTTGCTGACACCGGAGCAACGGATGAACGTGGTGCGCAAGAACGAGCGCAAGGAAACGACAGCAGGAAGTGGACAGATCAAAGTGCAGCAGCTTACCGCCAAAGGTGCAATGCGCATGTCCATTGTGGAGTTACCGCCAGGTGCTTCGACCGGGGTTAGCAAACATGCCGGGGAGGAAAGTCATCTGGTGTTGCAGGGCAAGATTCGTGCGGAGCAATGCGAAGATGTGGAAGTTCTTGAAGTGGGTGATTCGTTCACCTGGAATGCAGTTGTGCCCCATGAAGTGACTAACATTGGTGAGGAGCCTGCGGTGGTGCTTATTGCGGTGTCCAAAGAGTTAGGTTTGGACCATTTATAG
- a CDS encoding glyoxalase superfamily protein: protein MLKRIVPILRIFDENKAREFYLEYLGFQLDWEHRFEQDMPLYMQVSLDSIVIHLSEHHGDCTPGAALRVETDNLDTFHGALRQKEYKHARPGIEETPWNSREMTVTDPFGNRIIFVEANAE, encoded by the coding sequence ATGTTAAAGCGTATCGTGCCTATTTTAAGAATATTTGATGAAAATAAAGCTAGAGAGTTCTACCTTGAATACCTGGGTTTCCAATTGGATTGGGAACATCGATTTGAGCAAGATATGCCCTTATATATGCAGGTTTCGCTCGATTCCATCGTGATTCATCTATCCGAACATCATGGAGATTGTACACCTGGAGCTGCCTTGCGCGTAGAAACGGATAACTTGGATACATTCCATGGTGCACTTCGTCAGAAAGAGTACAAACATGCGAGGCCCGGTATCGAGGAGACACCGTGGAATTCAAGGGAGATGACCGTGACAGATCCGTTTGGCAACCGGATTATATTTGTTGAGGCAAATGCCGAATAG
- a CDS encoding alpha/beta hydrolase-fold protein, which yields MNSPYVHEVRLPSHYNADQRYPVIFALHGMGSDEQDMLRLMEPLQSDFIIVAIRGPIVQGGGYAYFQIKSIGNPIRELYDASVLGLQQLIVDLSAKYAIDPTRRYIAGFSQGAIMAMTLSLIMGDAIKGIVAMSGYIPQFVKDEYKLQPDSELSVFISHGDQDHLFPLQLGEDNADFFRQHTNHVTYVPYNGGHQVTPDLYQQFQQWLRTDANLTAEDSKGLNS from the coding sequence ATGAATTCTCCTTATGTACATGAAGTCCGATTACCTTCCCATTACAATGCAGATCAACGTTACCCTGTAATCTTTGCCTTACATGGCATGGGATCGGATGAGCAGGATATGCTTCGTTTGATGGAGCCGCTACAGTCTGATTTTATTATCGTCGCCATCCGTGGACCTATCGTTCAGGGTGGAGGTTATGCATATTTTCAGATCAAAAGCATCGGCAATCCCATCCGCGAATTATATGATGCCTCCGTGCTGGGACTGCAACAGTTGATTGTTGATCTGTCTGCCAAATATGCGATTGATCCCACGCGGCGTTATATCGCCGGATTCAGCCAAGGTGCCATTATGGCCATGACTTTATCGCTAATCATGGGAGATGCCATTAAAGGTATAGTAGCCATGAGTGGGTACATCCCACAATTTGTGAAAGACGAGTACAAGCTACAACCTGATTCGGAGCTGTCTGTGTTCATCTCGCATGGGGATCAGGATCATCTATTCCCGCTGCAACTGGGCGAAGATAACGCCGATTTCTTCCGTCAACATACCAATCACGTCACATATGTACCTTACAACGGTGGACATCAGGTGACCCCCGATCTATATCAACAATTCCAACAATGGCTTCGGACGGATGCGAACCTGACTGCCGAAGACTCGAAAGGACTGAATTCATAA
- a CDS encoding class III extradiol ring-cleavage dioxygenase, with protein MMPSLFIAHGAPSLALEENVYTEFLQKLGQELPKPKAIVLFSAHWESTTQLVSSVANYETIYDFGGFQPELYQIKYPAQGHAETSAEVERLFAEAGIPVQTDDVRGLDHGAWVVLRLLYPDADIPVVSLSVNRYLTGEQQYQVGQALASLREQDILVIGSGGTVHNLRRLNWESNGVDPWASEFDNWLHDKLVSWDTASLFSYDKLAPSAQAAVPTPEHFVPLLLAMGAGDQNKRASLLFKAYQYGNLSLSCWKFE; from the coding sequence ATGATGCCATCCCTGTTTATTGCTCACGGTGCCCCATCACTGGCACTGGAGGAGAATGTGTACACCGAATTTCTGCAGAAACTTGGACAAGAACTGCCGAAACCCAAAGCAATTGTATTGTTCTCTGCTCACTGGGAATCCACAACTCAGCTTGTATCCTCGGTAGCCAATTACGAAACCATCTATGATTTTGGCGGTTTCCAGCCTGAATTGTACCAGATTAAATACCCCGCTCAAGGACATGCAGAGACTTCAGCCGAGGTGGAGCGTCTATTCGCAGAAGCCGGGATTCCGGTACAAACGGATGATGTTCGTGGCCTGGATCACGGGGCTTGGGTCGTTTTGCGCCTGCTCTACCCGGATGCAGATATTCCCGTAGTTTCCTTGTCGGTGAACCGCTATCTGACTGGTGAGCAGCAATATCAGGTTGGACAAGCGCTCGCTTCCTTACGTGAGCAAGACATTCTTGTCATTGGCAGCGGAGGAACCGTCCACAATCTACGTCGATTGAACTGGGAAAGTAACGGCGTTGACCCGTGGGCATCAGAGTTCGACAACTGGCTGCACGACAAGCTGGTGAGTTGGGATACGGCGTCTCTCTTCTCCTATGATAAACTGGCACCTTCAGCTCAAGCTGCCGTGCCTACGCCGGAGCATTTTGTACCGCTGTTACTCGCCATGGGTGCGGGAGATCAGAACAAGCGGGCATCGCTCCTGTTCAAAGCCTATCAGTATGGCAACCTTAGTCTGTCCTGTTGGAAGTTTGAATAA
- a CDS encoding SMI1/KNR4 family protein, which translates to MPEQRIYELMDELDGLLEEKVQDEENRELLEAYREFEGVTDEQLDAFEREHGIQLPADFRAFYKRKNGSGYGFHVLYPSLEEGRESEPFYLLSLEKIQKEQSTLVENRMDDYFTEEEIHELDPRIKPYLFQKKWITFGMLGGGSLYLMFDFDPTEQGTVGQIIMYVHDPDFVYYVAGTFTELLEQSNRNLRAIEAIEY; encoded by the coding sequence ATGCCAGAACAACGTATATATGAATTGATGGATGAACTGGATGGTTTACTTGAAGAGAAGGTACAGGATGAGGAAAACCGGGAGCTCTTGGAGGCTTATCGCGAGTTTGAAGGCGTGACGGATGAGCAGCTTGACGCATTCGAACGTGAGCACGGTATTCAATTACCTGCTGATTTTCGTGCTTTCTATAAACGTAAAAATGGGAGTGGTTATGGCTTTCATGTCTTGTATCCAAGCCTAGAGGAAGGACGAGAATCCGAGCCATTTTACCTGTTATCCCTGGAAAAGATTCAAAAGGAACAGTCCACGCTGGTGGAGAACCGCATGGATGATTATTTTACCGAAGAAGAGATCCATGAGCTTGATCCCCGAATCAAGCCCTACCTTTTTCAAAAGAAATGGATTACGTTTGGCATGCTTGGAGGTGGCTCACTGTATCTGATGTTCGATTTTGATCCGACAGAGCAAGGAACGGTTGGGCAGATTATTATGTACGTGCATGATCCGGATTTCGTATATTATGTCGCCGGGACGTTTACGGAGCTTTTGGAACAATCCAACCGGAATTTACGTGCCATTGAGGCCATCGAGTACTGA
- a CDS encoding cation diffusion facilitator family transporter, protein MAEQPKSESFMSLVKKGNTSSAVAMAGNAVLAVCKGGAFLFSGSGAMFASAMHSLADAINQGFVFVGSVLSEKKPTRRFPTGFGRVINIFCMIAVIVVTIMAYETIHEGIHLLQHPAGHSGGLWINIGVLVLNILIDGAILIKAMKEILKEARAPKAAGFALVPAAIKNVGRAAPPTRLVFYEDVVAVLGALLALISVVVIALTNFALLDGIVTTIIGCLMIAVAFRVGYDNMIGLIGVAAPQDIEDKVSQTILADTHVADIQMMRIIQEGRYYHVEGLIELTKGLSLADADDIKFRIQEKLMTNPDIADAVISIIEDDGVNSWGKKHSDVVK, encoded by the coding sequence GTGGCTGAACAACCGAAGTCTGAGAGCTTTATGTCTCTCGTCAAAAAAGGAAACACATCCTCCGCCGTAGCGATGGCAGGTAATGCTGTACTTGCTGTGTGCAAGGGCGGAGCCTTCCTATTCAGTGGCAGTGGCGCCATGTTCGCTTCGGCGATGCATTCACTCGCTGATGCCATTAACCAAGGGTTTGTCTTTGTCGGAAGTGTGTTGTCCGAGAAAAAACCTACACGCCGCTTCCCGACCGGATTCGGACGGGTCATTAACATTTTCTGCATGATCGCTGTTATTGTTGTGACGATTATGGCCTATGAGACCATTCATGAGGGGATTCACCTGCTACAACATCCTGCCGGTCATTCCGGGGGTCTCTGGATTAACATCGGTGTGCTCGTCTTGAACATTCTGATCGACGGGGCCATTCTGATCAAAGCCATGAAGGAAATTCTCAAAGAAGCACGCGCACCCAAAGCCGCCGGATTTGCCCTGGTACCTGCTGCCATCAAAAATGTTGGCCGTGCTGCGCCACCAACCCGTCTCGTCTTCTACGAAGATGTTGTCGCTGTACTTGGTGCCCTGCTTGCATTGATCTCTGTCGTGGTCATTGCCTTGACCAATTTTGCATTGCTCGACGGCATTGTGACAACGATTATTGGATGTCTGATGATCGCTGTAGCCTTCCGTGTCGGTTATGATAATATGATCGGATTAATTGGTGTTGCGGCTCCGCAGGATATTGAGGACAAAGTATCCCAGACCATTCTGGCAGACACGCATGTTGCCGATATTCAGATGATGCGTATCATTCAGGAAGGCCGTTATTATCATGTGGAAGGTCTGATTGAACTGACCAAAGGACTCAGCCTTGCCGATGCGGATGACATCAAGTTCCGTATTCAGGAGAAGTTGATGACGAACCCCGACATCGCGGACGCAGTAATCTCCATTATTGAAGATGACGGCGTGAACAGTTGGGGCAAGAAACATTCGGACGTAGTGAAATAA
- a CDS encoding ABC transporter substrate-binding protein — MKQLVRTFALVFVAAFALMILASYLNKSQGYSGGNTLTIYNWGDYIDPDLLKEFEDETGMKVIYQTFDSNEAMLTKIEQGGTTFDVAIPSEYAISKMKEEDLLVPLDHSKLTHLDNIDPRFMDLSFDEGNKYSIPYFWGTVGVVYNPELVDGLTFDSWNDLWDPRLKNQILLLDGAREVIGMGLNSLGYSLNDTNEDHLQEALKKLSTLTPNVRAIVGDEIKMLLANEEAAVGLVWSGDASEIMDENDKLDYMVPEEGSNLWFDNMVIPKTASNIEGAHQFINFMLDPDHAARNAEYVGYSTPNAEALKLLPEDISEDERFYPDETLTGKLEVYDNLGKKMLSHYNDLFLEFKMHSK; from the coding sequence ATGAAGCAACTGGTACGGACATTTGCGCTTGTTTTCGTGGCCGCCTTTGCCCTGATGATTCTGGCTTCATATCTGAACAAGAGTCAGGGGTATTCTGGCGGCAACACGCTGACCATCTATAACTGGGGCGATTATATCGACCCCGATCTGCTCAAGGAATTTGAGGATGAGACTGGCATGAAGGTCATCTATCAGACGTTCGACTCCAATGAAGCGATGTTGACCAAGATTGAGCAGGGGGGTACTACGTTTGATGTGGCGATTCCTTCCGAATATGCGATTAGCAAAATGAAAGAAGAAGACCTGCTCGTTCCACTCGATCATAGCAAATTAACCCACCTGGACAACATTGATCCGCGGTTCATGGACTTGTCCTTTGATGAAGGCAACAAGTACTCCATCCCTTATTTCTGGGGAACGGTGGGGGTTGTGTACAATCCTGAGCTGGTAGATGGATTGACGTTTGATAGCTGGAATGACCTGTGGGACCCACGTTTGAAAAATCAAATCCTGCTCCTTGACGGTGCACGTGAAGTCATTGGGATGGGATTGAACAGTCTCGGGTATTCTCTGAACGATACCAACGAAGACCACCTGCAAGAAGCGCTGAAGAAGCTGTCTACATTGACACCAAACGTCAGAGCAATTGTCGGAGACGAGATCAAGATGCTGCTTGCGAATGAGGAAGCTGCGGTTGGACTTGTGTGGTCCGGGGATGCATCGGAGATTATGGATGAGAACGATAAGCTGGATTACATGGTGCCGGAAGAAGGCTCGAACCTCTGGTTCGACAACATGGTTATTCCGAAGACAGCGAGTAATATTGAAGGGGCACACCAGTTTATCAACTTCATGCTGGACCCGGATCATGCCGCTCGCAATGCCGAGTATGTCGGGTATTCCACCCCAAACGCCGAGGCGCTTAAGCTGCTGCCAGAGGACATCTCGGAGGATGAACGCTTCTATCCGGACGAGACACTGACAGGTAAGCTGGAGGTCTACGATAATCTGGGCAAAAAAATGCTCTCGCATTATAACGACCTGTTCCTGGAGTTTAAAATGCACAGCAAATAA
- a CDS encoding ABC transporter permease gives MGRNGKLSNVYLAVVFAILYAPIAYLIFYSFNSGGHMRSFEGFTLEWYREVFADTRLLIIVLNTFIIALLSSAISTILGVAGALAIYHVRRKRTKNTLLSLNNVLIVSPDVIIGASFLILFTMIGIKLGFTSVLLSHIAFSVPIVVIMVLPKLQEMSPTLMDAARDLGAGSWQILTRVVLPYVKPGIFAGFFMALTYSLDDFAVTFFVTGNGYSTLSVEIYSRARQGVSLSINALSTLLFLLTVLLVVGYYFINRRATRIPPGGKGLRP, from the coding sequence ATGGGAAGAAACGGAAAGCTGTCTAACGTCTATCTAGCCGTTGTATTCGCCATATTGTACGCACCGATTGCGTATCTGATCTTCTACTCCTTCAACAGCGGCGGTCACATGCGCAGCTTCGAAGGATTCACACTTGAATGGTACAGAGAGGTGTTCGCCGATACTCGGCTACTCATCATTGTGCTGAATACATTTATCATTGCGCTCCTGTCATCAGCGATCTCAACGATCCTTGGTGTTGCAGGAGCACTGGCGATCTACCATGTGCGTCGCAAACGGACCAAGAACACGCTGTTGTCACTCAATAACGTGCTCATCGTGAGTCCCGATGTCATCATTGGTGCATCGTTCCTGATCCTGTTTACCATGATTGGTATCAAACTGGGCTTCACTTCGGTCCTGCTGTCTCATATCGCATTCAGTGTACCGATCGTTGTGATCATGGTACTGCCGAAGCTGCAGGAGATGAGTCCAACACTGATGGATGCAGCACGCGATCTGGGCGCTGGTTCATGGCAGATTCTGACGCGTGTGGTGCTGCCATACGTGAAACCGGGTATTTTTGCCGGATTCTTCATGGCGTTGACGTACTCACTCGATGATTTCGCAGTAACATTCTTTGTTACGGGTAATGGATACTCCACACTCTCGGTAGAGATATACTCCAGAGCAAGGCAGGGTGTTTCGTTGTCCATCAATGCTCTGTCTACCCTGTTATTCCTGCTCACGGTGCTGCTGGTGGTTGGATATTACTTCATTAACCGCCGTGCAACACGGATACCTCCCGGAGGAAAGGGGCTGCGACCATGA